The following proteins come from a genomic window of Pseudomonas sp. MAG733B:
- a CDS encoding LysR family transcriptional regulator: MNRNDLRKIDFSLLIVFETLMHERNLTRAGEKLFLCQSAISASLSRLRQFFDDPLFIRMGRTMEPTSRAFNIQLALTPALDTMAAALSNMSEFDPLTSTSVFRIGLSDDVEYSLLPDLLRQLRIEAPQVGFVVRRTDHSLLANQLSTGEVSLGVCHCRELPANAKRKFLRSIRPTVLSADNMAGALDLNEYCDRPHVSISVNGEASDYIDRALGSLGRQRQVLLAVPQYSALKTLLEGTQMLAVVPDYVAKAMTRQGGLRADPVPMNLPSLDLSMSWSATLDNDPGERWLRSRFSHYLSEKSATLLEINANREAA, from the coding sequence ATGAACAGAAACGATCTGCGCAAAATCGACTTCAGTCTTTTGATCGTTTTCGAAACGCTGATGCACGAACGAAATCTTACCCGCGCCGGTGAGAAATTGTTTCTCTGCCAATCGGCGATCAGTGCCTCCCTGAGTCGGCTGCGTCAGTTTTTCGATGACCCGCTGTTCATTCGCATGGGCAGAACCATGGAGCCAACGAGCAGAGCATTCAATATACAACTCGCCTTGACCCCTGCCCTCGACACCATGGCGGCAGCGCTGAGCAACATGAGTGAATTCGATCCCCTGACCAGTACCAGCGTTTTCAGGATTGGTCTTTCGGATGATGTTGAATATTCGTTGCTGCCTGACCTGCTGCGCCAACTGCGTATTGAAGCGCCTCAAGTCGGTTTTGTCGTGCGTCGTACCGACCACTCATTGCTGGCCAATCAGCTGTCGACAGGCGAGGTGTCACTGGGCGTTTGCCATTGCCGCGAACTCCCCGCCAATGCTAAACGCAAATTCCTGCGCAGCATTCGTCCTACTGTTTTGAGCGCCGACAACATGGCCGGTGCCCTGGACCTCAACGAGTACTGCGATCGTCCACACGTCTCTATTTCGGTCAACGGTGAAGCGTCCGATTACATTGACCGAGCGCTGGGATCTCTGGGGCGGCAGCGCCAGGTACTCCTGGCTGTTCCACAATACAGCGCACTTAAAACACTGCTTGAGGGCACGCAAATGTTGGCCGTCGTACCCGATTACGTCGCGAAGGCCATGACGCGGCAAGGTGGTTTACGCGCGGACCCCGTTCCGATGAATCTCCCGTCCCTTGATCTATCCATGTCATGGAGCGCCACGCTGGACAACGATCCGGGCGAACGCTGGCTTCGCTCGCGCTTCAGTCATTACCTGAGCGAAAAAAGCGCAACATTGCTCGAAATAAATGCCAACAGAGAAGCGGCTTGA
- a CDS encoding response regulator, with product MNKVPVISIVDDDESGRIALSSLVRSMGCEPSLFSCAEDFLACAKNYGTDCLISDVQMPGMTGLDLQSELLSKGHDIPIIFITAYPEESVRKRAKSAGAICFLSKPFDGQLMIDCIEQILRDREAGFIAN from the coding sequence GTGAACAAAGTCCCTGTGATCTCCATCGTCGACGATGACGAATCTGGCCGAATCGCACTCAGTAGTCTGGTGCGTTCCATGGGCTGTGAACCCAGTCTTTTTTCCTGTGCCGAAGATTTTCTCGCCTGCGCCAAAAACTACGGCACGGACTGCCTGATCTCGGACGTTCAAATGCCGGGCATGACGGGCTTGGATCTGCAATCTGAACTCCTCAGTAAAGGGCACGACATCCCCATTATCTTCATCACCGCATACCCGGAGGAGTCGGTTCGCAAACGTGCAAAATCCGCGGGAGCGATCTGTTTTCTCAGCAAACCATTCGACGGACAACTGATGATTGATTGTATTGAGCAAATCCTGAGGGATAGAGAGGCAGGTTTTATCGCAAACTGA
- a CDS encoding response regulator transcription factor yields the protein MDKSPVVFVIDDEAPMREALSSLFRSVGLQVQTFASPAEFLKLPDPDAPSCLVLDVRLQGASGLEFQHQLVESKIALPIIFISGHGDIAMSVKAMKAGAVDFLVKPFRDQDLLDAVAAAHHKDAKRREIDQQDAQMHACYQSLTAREREVMVHAAKGLMNKQIAGELNLSEITVKIHRGHVMKKMRAKSFADLVRMAQNLGIGPKR from the coding sequence ATGGATAAGAGCCCTGTCGTCTTCGTGATTGACGACGAGGCCCCCATGCGCGAAGCGCTCAGTAGTCTCTTTCGTTCGGTGGGACTCCAAGTGCAGACGTTTGCCTCGCCCGCAGAGTTTCTAAAACTGCCCGATCCCGATGCGCCCAGCTGTCTGGTGCTCGATGTTCGGCTCCAGGGCGCCAGTGGCCTGGAGTTCCAACATCAGTTGGTGGAGTCGAAGATCGCATTGCCCATCATCTTCATCTCGGGCCATGGGGACATCGCCATGTCAGTCAAGGCGATGAAAGCCGGGGCCGTGGATTTTCTGGTCAAACCGTTCCGCGATCAGGATTTGCTGGATGCGGTCGCCGCTGCTCACCACAAGGATGCCAAGCGCCGGGAAATCGACCAGCAGGACGCGCAAATGCATGCCTGTTACCAATCGCTGACGGCCCGTGAGCGAGAGGTCATGGTCCACGCAGCCAAGGGCCTGATGAATAAACAGATTGCGGGAGAACTGAATCTGAGTGAAATCACCGTCAAAATCCATCGCGGCCATGTGATGAAGAAAATGCGCGCAAAGTCGTTTGCAGACTTGGTTCGCATGGCACAAAACCTGGGGATCGGACCAAAACGCTGA
- a CDS encoding ATP-binding protein, whose protein sequence is MKISIEPTVAVDSPAPAAHTQLQRFGAATLAGAIFIIDTLTSIHIAIAVLYVAVILMSVNLFSRKGVIRVSLSCFGLTLAAFFISHGSDFNGSAFARCLVSLSAIGITTLLALKNKAANDELQEQVRMLAQTHDAIIVRDMNGIITTWSPGAEALYGWSKAQAIGQDFRKLLRPQLMLTWEQIMASLIETGRWEGEVVEHRRDGTPVTVISRCSLSRDESNQPKAILATHNDITEQKKAINALRRSEAFLAGAQWLSQTGSIGLKIPGGEMYWSDEARRIFEFGDDEEPLLSSVLKKTHPDDLDLVKVSIKHAYQKEPHIKVEYRLLMADGRIKHVQMLAHPVQDAAGNFEYIGALMDVTDAKMSEEALHRSQTELAHVTRITTLGELAASIAHEVNQPLAAVTTNGTAGLRWLNRDNPNIDEVRSAMERMMSETHRASEVIRRIRAMSRKTDPQSVPVDLMEVIEESLALVDREVRRNKIVLDHQYDIEAAEIMGDRVQLQQVIINLIMNGVQAMSNTKGNPRTLHVCLRRSDAGELCVDVKDNGPGISPQSMPRLFNAFYTTKPDGMGMGLSICRSIIDAHGGRIWATSEDGKGAAFHLSFPDSNEEPA, encoded by the coding sequence ATGAAAATCTCAATTGAACCGACGGTAGCTGTAGATAGCCCCGCCCCTGCTGCTCATACGCAACTCCAGAGATTTGGCGCCGCCACGCTGGCAGGCGCGATCTTCATCATCGACACGCTCACTTCCATCCATATCGCCATAGCGGTGCTCTATGTCGCCGTGATTCTGATGTCGGTGAACCTGTTTTCCCGCAAAGGTGTAATTCGCGTTTCGCTCTCCTGCTTTGGATTAACGTTGGCCGCTTTCTTTATTTCCCATGGCAGCGACTTCAACGGCTCCGCGTTCGCCCGTTGTCTGGTCAGCCTGTCCGCGATCGGTATCACCACTTTACTGGCACTGAAAAACAAAGCAGCCAATGACGAGTTGCAAGAGCAGGTGCGGATGCTTGCGCAAACCCATGACGCAATCATCGTTCGAGACATGAACGGCATCATCACTACCTGGAGCCCGGGCGCCGAAGCCTTGTATGGCTGGTCCAAAGCACAAGCTATCGGTCAGGATTTTCGAAAGCTCCTGCGGCCTCAACTGATGCTCACCTGGGAACAAATCATGGCCTCGCTGATTGAAACCGGCCGATGGGAAGGCGAAGTTGTGGAACACCGACGTGACGGAACCCCCGTGACGGTTATAAGTCGCTGCTCACTGTCACGGGACGAGAGCAATCAACCAAAAGCGATTTTGGCCACTCACAACGATATCACCGAGCAAAAAAAGGCTATCAATGCCCTGCGACGCAGCGAAGCGTTTCTGGCCGGTGCTCAATGGCTGAGTCAGACCGGGAGCATTGGTCTGAAGATCCCTGGCGGCGAGATGTACTGGTCCGACGAGGCTCGGCGAATATTCGAGTTCGGCGACGACGAGGAACCGCTGCTGTCCAGCGTCCTGAAAAAAACCCATCCCGATGATCTGGACCTGGTCAAAGTGTCGATCAAGCACGCCTACCAGAAAGAGCCCCACATCAAGGTGGAGTATCGCTTGTTGATGGCTGACGGGCGGATCAAGCACGTGCAAATGCTGGCTCATCCCGTCCAGGACGCTGCCGGGAATTTTGAATACATCGGGGCGCTGATGGATGTCACTGATGCAAAGATGTCTGAGGAAGCGCTCCATCGCTCGCAGACTGAACTGGCTCACGTGACCCGGATCACCACATTGGGTGAACTGGCGGCATCGATAGCACATGAAGTCAACCAGCCATTGGCCGCCGTGACCACCAATGGCACTGCCGGTTTGCGCTGGTTGAATCGCGATAATCCAAACATCGATGAGGTGCGCAGTGCGATGGAGCGGATGATGAGCGAGACCCATCGTGCGAGCGAAGTGATTCGACGTATCCGGGCAATGTCACGCAAGACCGATCCTCAGAGCGTCCCCGTTGATCTCATGGAGGTCATTGAAGAGTCATTGGCGCTGGTCGACAGGGAGGTCAGACGGAACAAAATTGTGCTAGACCATCAATACGATATTGAGGCAGCCGAGATCATGGGTGACCGCGTCCAACTCCAGCAGGTCATCATCAATCTGATCATGAATGGTGTGCAGGCGATGTCCAATACCAAAGGTAACCCTCGCACGCTCCATGTGTGCCTCAGGCGTTCTGATGCGGGCGAACTGTGCGTGGATGTCAAAGACAACGGCCCCGGTATTTCGCCACAAAGCATGCCCAGACTCTTCAACGCTTTCTACACAACCAAGCCCGACGGAATGGGCATGGGGTTATCCATTTGTCGATCGATCATTGACGCCCATGGCGGCCGCATCTGGGCGACAAGTGAAGACGGTAAAGGCGCGGCATTCCACTTGTCCTTCCCCGACAGCAATGAGGAGCCTGCGTGA
- a CDS encoding lecithin retinol acyltransferase family protein → MNTLLMKTIGIASSLGSIFLNSAVVNMECESNMSDPFFENGSPTCNANDAPTPWEATSKQAVLMVRDSDRLSAGSHLVSPRKFYVHHGIYLGDGKVAHYSGLSASLQAGPIEVTDLDRFGNGSSIWVHQEQCAFSSDEIIVRAMSRVGESEYKILSNNCEHFCNWCINGNSYSAQVAEYLHRPLRLVRMLFSSKTGLIA, encoded by the coding sequence ATGAACACGCTATTGATGAAAACAATTGGCATTGCATCCTCCCTGGGTTCGATCTTTTTGAACTCGGCAGTCGTCAACATGGAATGTGAATCAAACATGAGTGACCCGTTTTTCGAGAACGGATCCCCTACCTGCAACGCTAATGATGCGCCAACACCATGGGAAGCAACCTCAAAGCAAGCAGTCTTGATGGTCCGCGATTCTGATCGACTGAGTGCTGGATCGCACCTGGTAAGTCCGCGCAAGTTCTATGTCCATCACGGCATCTACCTTGGCGATGGCAAGGTAGCTCATTACTCTGGATTGAGTGCATCGCTGCAAGCCGGCCCGATCGAAGTCACTGACCTGGATCGCTTCGGTAATGGCAGTTCCATCTGGGTACATCAGGAACAATGCGCTTTTTCCAGCGACGAAATCATTGTACGGGCCATGTCGAGAGTCGGAGAATCAGAGTACAAAATCCTGTCAAACAACTGCGAACATTTTTGCAACTGGTGCATTAACGGCAATAGCTACAGCGCACAAGTTGCCGAGTATCTGCATCGCCCTTTGCGCCTGGTGCGCATGCTCTTCTCGTCGAAGACAGGTTTGATCGCTTAG